The Tenebrio molitor chromosome 3, icTenMoli1.1, whole genome shotgun sequence genome contains a region encoding:
- the LOC138127074 gene encoding cytochrome P450 4C1-like isoform X1, giving the protein MLMVLPYCYNYYISFLFALLQTQQKITRYCKRSAIISAAMFISTITLLVLLIGVLLYYFKTLKQRVLKFRKLGKLPAPSCTNVIIGNVLHLHTNPENIFKTLREWCQRYYPIYCIRAFHVNAASILQPEDFEVILSNSKNNEKSIVYSIIEEWLGTGLLTSNGRKWMTRRRILTPGFHFSTLQQFVGIFNEETDKLVEIFKTLCDQPFISINPHITQFTLKTIAETAMGTKLKFNTKKEIDYKQAIFNIGEIIVFRLTYSWFVLKYLNIFSPTYFTERAALKTLHSFTREVIAEREKNFLEVTTEKHDVYTSKKRLAMLDLLITAKNEEGVIDDEGIREEVDTFMFEGHDTTAVALNFAMMLIACHKQVQDQIYQEMKSVLGDARTKPTYNDLQEMKYLERALKEVLRLYPSVHFISRNLGDDVVTASGYELPKNTLIHLHIYDLHHNPDIYPDPERFDPDRFLPENCQRRHPFAYLPFSAGPRNCIGQRFAMLELKAAICGILAHFVLEPVDTPSTIVLVMDLVLRTKDPIRVKFVPRL; this is encoded by the exons ATGTTGATGGTACTTCCATattgttataattattatatttcatttttgtttgcaCTGCTGCAG ACGCAACAGAAGATAACGCGTTACTGTAAAAGGAGTGCAATAATCAGTGCTGCAATGTTCATCTCCACAATAACACTATTGGTGCTGTTAATCGGAGTACTTCTGTACTATTTCAAAACATTAAAACAGAGAGTCTTGAAGTTCAGAAAACTAGGAAAGCTTCCTGCACCATCTTGCACAAATGTGATCATCGGGAACGTTCTCCACTTGCACACCAATCCag aaaatatttttaaaacgttgAGAGAATGGTGCCAAAGATACTATCCAATTTATTGCATCAGAGCATTTCATGTAAACGCAGCAAGTATTCTTCAACCAGAAGACTTTGAG GTCATCTTATCCAACAgcaaaaacaatgaaaaaagtATTGTGTACAGTATCATTGAGGAGTGGCTAGGTACTGGACTTCTAACCAGCAATG GAAGAAAATGGATGACCAGGAGAAGAATCTTGACCCCAGGTTTCCACTTCAGCACTCTTCAACAATTCGTCGGTATCTTCAACGAAGAAACGGACAAACTcgtcgaaattttcaaaacgctATGCGACCAACCCTTTATTAGTATCAACCCCCATATCACTCAGTTCACACTGAAGACAATCGCAG AAACCGCAATGGGGACCAAACTGAAATTCAACACCAAGAAGGAAATTGACTACAAACAAGCGATTTTCAACATTGGGGAAATCATAGTATTCAGATTGACCTACAGCTGGTTCGTCctaaaatatttgaacatCTTCAGTCCCACCTACTTTACGGAGAGAGCAGCTCTCAAGACTCTGCACAGTTTCACTCGAGAGGTGATCGCTGAACgcgaaaaaaatttcttggaggtcacaacagaaaaacacGACGTGTACACTAGTAAGAAGCGCTTGGCGATGCTGGATTTGCTGATAACCGCGAAGAACGAAGAAGGGGTCATCGACGACGAAGGAATTCGCGAAGAAGTCGACACCTTTATGTTTGAAGGGCACGACACCACAGCGGTTGCGTTGAATTTTGCGATGATGCTGATAGCTTGTCACAAACAGGTCCAA GACCAAATATACCAAGAAATGAAAAGCGTCTTGGGAGACGCGCGAACAAAGCCGACCTACAACGACTTGCAGGAGATGAAATATCTGGAAAGGGCGTTGAAAGAAGTCCTTCGGCTCTACCCAAGCGTCCATTTTATTTCTCGCAACCTAGGAGACGATGTGGTCACTGCAAGTGGGTACGAGCTGCCCAAAAACACTCTGATCCACTTGCACATCTACGACCTCCATCACAATCCTGATATTTATCCAGATCCTGAACGGTTCGATCCGGATCGCTTCCTTCCGGAGAACTGCCAAAGGAGACATCCTTTCGCCTACTTACCTTTCAGCGCAGGACCCAGGAATTGTATCGGACAAAGGTTCGCCATGTTGGAGCTGAAAGCCGCCATTTGCGGCATCTTGGCCCATTTCGTACTGGAACCAGTAGATACTCCCAGTACTATAGTACTAGTAATGGATCTGGTACTCCGAACCAAGGACCCAATCAGAGTCAAATTTGTGCCCAGGCTCTAA
- the LOC138127074 gene encoding cytochrome P450 4C1-like isoform X2, whose protein sequence is MFISTITLLVLLIGVLLYYFKTLKQRVLKFRKLGKLPAPSCTNVIIGNVLHLHTNPENIFKTLREWCQRYYPIYCIRAFHVNAASILQPEDFEVILSNSKNNEKSIVYSIIEEWLGTGLLTSNGRKWMTRRRILTPGFHFSTLQQFVGIFNEETDKLVEIFKTLCDQPFISINPHITQFTLKTIAETAMGTKLKFNTKKEIDYKQAIFNIGEIIVFRLTYSWFVLKYLNIFSPTYFTERAALKTLHSFTREVIAEREKNFLEVTTEKHDVYTSKKRLAMLDLLITAKNEEGVIDDEGIREEVDTFMFEGHDTTAVALNFAMMLIACHKQVQDQIYQEMKSVLGDARTKPTYNDLQEMKYLERALKEVLRLYPSVHFISRNLGDDVVTASGYELPKNTLIHLHIYDLHHNPDIYPDPERFDPDRFLPENCQRRHPFAYLPFSAGPRNCIGQRFAMLELKAAICGILAHFVLEPVDTPSTIVLVMDLVLRTKDPIRVKFVPRL, encoded by the exons ATGTTCATCTCCACAATAACACTATTGGTGCTGTTAATCGGAGTACTTCTGTACTATTTCAAAACATTAAAACAGAGAGTCTTGAAGTTCAGAAAACTAGGAAAGCTTCCTGCACCATCTTGCACAAATGTGATCATCGGGAACGTTCTCCACTTGCACACCAATCCag aaaatatttttaaaacgttgAGAGAATGGTGCCAAAGATACTATCCAATTTATTGCATCAGAGCATTTCATGTAAACGCAGCAAGTATTCTTCAACCAGAAGACTTTGAG GTCATCTTATCCAACAgcaaaaacaatgaaaaaagtATTGTGTACAGTATCATTGAGGAGTGGCTAGGTACTGGACTTCTAACCAGCAATG GAAGAAAATGGATGACCAGGAGAAGAATCTTGACCCCAGGTTTCCACTTCAGCACTCTTCAACAATTCGTCGGTATCTTCAACGAAGAAACGGACAAACTcgtcgaaattttcaaaacgctATGCGACCAACCCTTTATTAGTATCAACCCCCATATCACTCAGTTCACACTGAAGACAATCGCAG AAACCGCAATGGGGACCAAACTGAAATTCAACACCAAGAAGGAAATTGACTACAAACAAGCGATTTTCAACATTGGGGAAATCATAGTATTCAGATTGACCTACAGCTGGTTCGTCctaaaatatttgaacatCTTCAGTCCCACCTACTTTACGGAGAGAGCAGCTCTCAAGACTCTGCACAGTTTCACTCGAGAGGTGATCGCTGAACgcgaaaaaaatttcttggaggtcacaacagaaaaacacGACGTGTACACTAGTAAGAAGCGCTTGGCGATGCTGGATTTGCTGATAACCGCGAAGAACGAAGAAGGGGTCATCGACGACGAAGGAATTCGCGAAGAAGTCGACACCTTTATGTTTGAAGGGCACGACACCACAGCGGTTGCGTTGAATTTTGCGATGATGCTGATAGCTTGTCACAAACAGGTCCAA GACCAAATATACCAAGAAATGAAAAGCGTCTTGGGAGACGCGCGAACAAAGCCGACCTACAACGACTTGCAGGAGATGAAATATCTGGAAAGGGCGTTGAAAGAAGTCCTTCGGCTCTACCCAAGCGTCCATTTTATTTCTCGCAACCTAGGAGACGATGTGGTCACTGCAAGTGGGTACGAGCTGCCCAAAAACACTCTGATCCACTTGCACATCTACGACCTCCATCACAATCCTGATATTTATCCAGATCCTGAACGGTTCGATCCGGATCGCTTCCTTCCGGAGAACTGCCAAAGGAGACATCCTTTCGCCTACTTACCTTTCAGCGCAGGACCCAGGAATTGTATCGGACAAAGGTTCGCCATGTTGGAGCTGAAAGCCGCCATTTGCGGCATCTTGGCCCATTTCGTACTGGAACCAGTAGATACTCCCAGTACTATAGTACTAGTAATGGATCTGGTACTCCGAACCAAGGACCCAATCAGAGTCAAATTTGTGCCCAGGCTCTAA
- the LOC138127084 gene encoding cytochrome P450 4c3-like, with protein sequence MFVATIILTAVLAVLSFFAIKRIRMHAKNYIVMSKIPGPPREGILVGNMTHLQTDTENIFNRLREWRRNFYPMYKFFAVHVIAANILTPEDCELVMSNPVHSEKGKIYDLLHNWLKDGLLTSNGSKWQTRRRILTPAFHFNILQQFILVFNEEADKLVEAFRSECKKSYINITPHVAQFTLKTITETAMGTKLHFNTQKEINYKEAVYEIGRILLYRLSHPWFIEQVVNFFSPWYLQERRVTKTLHTFTKEVISDREKNFKDVELPAEEHDVYKGKKRLAMLDLLLSAKNKEGTIDNAGIQEEVDTFMFEGHDTTAMALGFSLMLLASHKHIQELVVQEMREVLGDLRKKPTYNDLQSLKYMERCIKESLRLYPSVHFISRTLGADLKTHSGYFLPKGTPVVIHIYDVHHDPEIYPDPEKFDPDRFLPENCQNRHPFAYLPFSAGPRNCIGQKFAMLELKAALCAVLGSFVLEPIDTPETVVVVVDIVLRTKEGIKVKFVPRE encoded by the exons atgtttgtagCAACGATAATCCTGACTGCAGTATTGGCTGTCTTGTCCTTTTTTGCCATAAAAAGGATAAGGATGCATGCCAAGAATTATATAGTGATGTCAAAAATACCTGGTCCTCCTAGGGAGGGAATACTTGTTGGCAATATGACACATCTCCAGACCGATACAG AGAATATTTTTAACCGTTTGAGAGAGTGGAGACGCAACTTCTACCCCATGTACAAGTTCTTTGCCGTCCATGTAATCGCAGCAAATATCCTGACTCCTGAGGACTGCGAG TTGGTTATGTCAAATCCTGTGCACAGCGAGAAGGGTAAAATCTACGACCTTCTGCACAACTGGCTCAAAGATGGTCTTCTAACTAGTAACGGATCGAAGTGGCAAACCAGACGACGAATTTTGACTCCAGCTTTCCACTTCAACATTTTGCAACAGTTCATCCTAGTCTTCAACGAAGAAGCGGACAAGCTGGTAGAAGCCTTTAGATCGGAATGCAAGAAGTCTTACATCAACATCACCCCACATGTCGCTCAATTCACTTTGAAGACGATCACAG AGACCGCGATGGGTACCAAGTTGCACTTCAACACCCAAAAAGAGATCAACTACAAAGAGGCGGTCTACGAAATCGGACGAATCCTTCTTTACAGACTGTCCCACCCGTGGTTCATCGAACAAGTCGTCAATTTCTTCAGCCCGTGGTACTTGCAAGAGAGACGCGTGACCAAGACCTTGCACACCTTCACCAAAGAAGTGATATCGGACCGAGAGAAGAACTTTAAAGACGTCGAGCTCCCCGCCGAAGAACACGACGTCTACAAAGGCAAGAAGCGACTAGCAATGTTGGATTTGCTCTTGTCGGCGAAGAACAAAGAAGGAACTATCGACAACGCCGGCATCCAGGAAGAAGTCGACACTTTCATGTTCGAGGGTCACGACACCACCGCCATGGCCCTCGGCTTCTCTTTGATGCTCCTGGCGTCACACAAGCACATCCAAGAGCTGGTTGTGCAAGAGATGCGCGAAGTACTGGGCGACCTCCGCAAGAAGCCCACCTACAACGACCTACAGAGCTTGAAGTACATGGAGAGGTGCATCAAAGAGAGTCTCCGGTTGTACCCTAGTGTGCACTTCATAAGTCGTACTCTAGGAGCAGATCTGAAGACCCACAGTGGGTACTTCCTCCCCAAGGGGACGCCCGTGGTCATTCACATTTACGACGTCCATCACGATCCTGAGATTTATCCAGATCCGGAGAAATTCGATCCGGATCGATTCCTTCCGGAGAACTGCCAAAACAGACATCCTTTCGCTTATTTGCCGTTCAGCGCAGGACCCAGGAACTGTATTGGACAGAAGTTCGCCATGCTGGAACTGAAAGCGGCGCTGTGCGCCGTTTTGGGCAGCTTTGTCCTCGAGCCTATCGACACTCCAGAGACTGTGGTTGTTGTTGTGGATATTGTCCTCAGAACCAAAGAAGGGATCAAGGTCAAGTTCGTCCCTCGAGAGTAG
- the LOC138127078 gene encoding cytochrome P450 4c3-like, whose protein sequence is MFPVTVLVYVAALTAIFFLLKLIKILLSNYAMMSKLAGPPQGGVIIGNMWYLQGTPELIFQRLREARKNFYPIYKLNAMFQCGANILSPEDCELIMSNPIHNQKGQIYDLLHNWLQDGLLTSSGQKWQTRRKILTPAFHFNILQQFILVFNEEAEKLVEELKKECNKSYVNVTPHIAQFTLKTIAETAMGTKLKFVTKEEIDYKQAVYDIGKILLYRLSHPWFIFKYFNYFSPWYLQEMKITGILHKFSKQVIVDREKNFKDIDVPIEELGVYKGKKRLAMLDLLLSAKNKEGTIDDTGIQEEVDTFTFEGQDTTAQALGFILMLTACHKNVQELMLQEMKAVLGDLSKKPTYNDLQSLKYMERCIKEGLRLYPSVHFIARTLGEDLRTHSGYVLPKDTVAIMHIYDVHHNPEIYPDPEKFDPDRFLPENCQKRHPYAYLPFSAGSRNCIGQRFAMLELKAALCAILGNFILEPIDTPETIVVIVDITLRTKEGIKIKFVPRTNI, encoded by the exons ATGTTTCCGGTGACCGTACTGGTGTACGTCGCAGCTCTCACAGCGATCTTTTTCTTGTTAAAATTGATAAAGATTCTGTTGAGCAATTATGCAATGATGTCAAAACTGGCAGGACCCCCTCAAGGAGGAGTCATCATTGGGAACATGTGGTACCTTCAGGGAACTCCAG AGCTAATTTTCCAACGGTTGCGTGAAGCAAGGAAGAATTTCTACCCCATCTACAAACTAAACGCCATGTTTCAATGCGGAGCCAACATCCTCAGTCCTGAAGACTGCGAG CTGATAATGTCAAATCCGATTCACAATCAAAAAGGTCAGATCTATGACCTCCTGCACAACTGGCTCCAAGATGGACTTTTGACCAGCAGCGGGCAGAAATGGCAAACCAGAAGAAAGATTCTCACCCCAGCTTTCCACTTCAATATTTTGcaacaattcattttggtgTTTAACGAAGAAGCGGAGAAGCTGGTCGAAGAATTGAAGAAGGAGTGCAACAAGTCGTACGTCAACGTGACTCCTCACATAGCCCAGTTCACTCTGAAGACCATCGCTG AGACCGCAATGGGTACCAAGCTCAAGTTCGTCACGAAAGAAGAGATTGACTACAAGCAGGCGGTCTACGATATTGGTAAAATCCTGCTCTATCGACTGAGCCACCCGTGGTTCATCTTCAAATACTTCAACTACTTCAGTCCTTGGTACCTCCAAGAGATGAAAATTACGGGCATTTTGCACAAATTCTCCAAACAGGTGATCGTCGACAGAGAGAAGAATTTCAAAGACATCGACGTCCCCATAGAAGAACTCGGCGTCTACAAAGGAAAGAAGCGTCTAGCGATGTTGGATTTGTTGTTGTCAGCGAAGAACAAAGAAGGAACTATCGACGACACCGGCATCCAGGAAGAAGTCGACACCTTCACCTTCGAAGGACAAGACACCACAGCTCAAGCTCTCGGCTTCATCCTGATGCTCACGGCTTGCCACAAGAACGTCCAAGAACTGATGTTGCAAGAAATGAAAGCGGTCCTCGGTGACCTCAGCAAGAAGCCCACTTACAACGACCTACAAAGCTTGAAGTACATGGAGAGGTGCATCAAGGAGGGGTTGCGATTGTACCCCAGCGTCCATTTCATCGCTCGCACTCTAGGGGAGGATTTGAGAACGCACAGCGGATACGTCTTGCCCAAGGACACCGTCGCGATCATGCACATCTACGACGTCCACCACAATCCTGAGATTTATCCAGATCCTGAGAAATTCGATCCGGATCGATTCCTTCCGGAGAACTGCCAAAAACGACACCCTTACGCTTATCTACCTTTCAGCGCGGGTTCCAGGAACTGTATAGGGCAGAGGTTCGCCATGTTGGAGTTGAAGGCTGCGCTGTGCGCCATCTTGGGGAATTTCATTCTGGAACCGATCGACACTCCCGAGACTATAGTCGTGATAGTTGACATTACGCTCAGGACCAAGGAAGGAATCAAAATCAAGTTTGTCCCAAGGACAAACATCTAg
- the LOC138127083 gene encoding cytochrome P450 4C1-like has product MFVSTITLSLSVLLTGALLYYFKTLKQSVLKFRKLGKLPAPPCTNVIIGNVLHLHTSPERIFTTLREWGQKYYPIYTIRILNVIGACILQPEDFEVILSNSKNNEKSIVYSIIEEWLGTGLLTSNGRKWMTRRRILTPGFHFNTLQQFVGIFNEETDKLVEIFKTLCDQPFISINPHITQFTLKTIAETAMGTKLKFNTKKEINYKQAVFNIGEILVFRLTHGWFVLKYLNIFSPTYFRERAALKTLHSFTREVIADRERNFSTVPTEEHDVYTSKKRLAMLDLLITAKNEERVIDDEGIREEVDTFMFEGHDTTAVALNFALMLIACHKQVQDQIYQEMKSVLGDARAKPTYNDLQEMKYLERALKEVLRLHPSVHFISRKLGDDLITASGYELPKNTLVHLHIYDLHHNPDIYPDPERFDPDRFLPENCQRRHPFAYLPFSAGPRNCIGQRFAMLELKAAICGILAHFVLEPVDTPSTIVLVVDLVLRTKDPIRVKFVPRL; this is encoded by the exons ATGTTTGTCTCCACAATAACACTATCTCTATCGGTGCTGTTAACCGGAGCACTTCTGTACTACTTCAAAACATTAAAACAGAGTGTCTTGAAGTTCAGAAAACTAGGAAAGCTTCCTGCACCACCTTGCACAAATGTGATCATCGGGAATGTTCTCCACTTGCACACCAGTCCag AAAGAATTTTTACAACGTTGAGAGAATGGGGTCAAAAATACTATCCCATTTATACCATCAGAATATTGAATGTAATCGGTGCATGCATTCTTCAACCAGAAGACTTTGAG GTCATCTTATCCAACAgcaaaaacaatgaaaaaagtATTGTGTACAGTATCATTGAGGAGTGGCTAGGTACTGGACTTCTAACCAGCAATG GAAGAAAGTGGATGACCAGGAGAAGAATCTTGACCCCAGGTTTCCACTTCAACACTCTTCAACAATTCGTCGGTATCTTCAACGAAGAAACGGACAAACTcgtcgaaattttcaaaacgctATGCGACCAACCCTTTATTAGTATCAACCCCCACATCACTCAGTTCACACTGAAGACAATCGCAG AAACCGCAATGGGGACCAAACTGAAATTCAACACCAAGAAGGAAATTAACTACAAACAAGCGGTTTTCAACATTGGGGAAATCCTAGTGTTCAGATTGACCCACGGCTGGTTCGTCctaaaatatttgaacatCTTCAGTCCCACCTACTTTAGAGAGAGAGCAGCTCTCAAGACTCTGCACAGTTTCACTCGAGAGGTGATCGCTGATCGCGAAAGAAATTTCTCGACGGTCCCAACAGAAGAACACGACGTCTACACGAGTAAGAAGCGCTTGGCGATGCTGGATTTGCTGATAACCGCGAAGAACGAAGAACGGGTCATTGACGACGAAGGAATTCGCGAAGAAGTCGACACATTTATGTTTGAAGGGCACGACACAACTGCGGTTGCATTGAATTTTGCTCTGATGCTGATAGCTTGTCACAAACAGGTCCAA GACCAAATATACCAAGAAATGAAAAGCGTCTTGGGAGACGCGCGAGCAAAGCCGACCTACAACGACTTGCAGGAGATGAAATATCTGGAAAGGGCGTTGAAAGAAGTCCTTCGACTCCACCCAAGCGTCCATTTTATTTCTCGCAAACTAGGAGACGATTTGATCACTGCAAGTGGGTACGAGCTGCCCAAAAACACTCTGGTTCACTTGCACATCTACGACCTCCACCACAATCCTGACATTTATCCAGATCCTGAACGGTTCGATCCGGACCGCTTCCTTCCGGAGAACTGCCAAAGGAGACATCCTTTCGCCTACTTACCTTTCAGCGCAGGACCCAGGAATTGTATCGGTCAAAGGTTCGCCATGTTGGAACTGAAAGCCGCCATTTGCGGCATCTTGGCCCATTTCGTACTGGAACCAGTGGACACTCCAAGTACTATAGTACTAGTAGTGGATCTAGTACTCCGAACCAAGGACCCCATCAGAGTCAAATTTGTGCCCAGGCTCTAG